The proteins below are encoded in one region of Micromonospora pisi:
- a CDS encoding SDR family NAD(P)-dependent oxidoreductase, with protein MTALFDLCGRTAVVTGARRGIGLAMAEALARAGADIVGVSAQRESSGSEVERRVRDLGRRFTALRADFADRTAVRRLAVEIVGWRRGR; from the coding sequence GTGACCGCGCTCTTCGACCTGTGCGGACGAACAGCGGTGGTCACCGGAGCCCGGCGGGGTATCGGCCTGGCGATGGCCGAGGCGCTCGCCCGGGCCGGTGCCGACATCGTCGGTGTCTCCGCCCAACGTGAGTCGAGTGGGAGTGAGGTGGAACGCCGGGTACGGGACCTCGGCCGTCGGTTCACGGCCCTGCGGGCCGACTTCGCCGACCGCACCGCGGTGCGCCGGCTGGCCGTGGAGATCGTTGGGTGGCGTCGAGGTCGCTGA